The Pirellulales bacterium genome has a segment encoding these proteins:
- a CDS encoding keratin-like protein — MKRRLILAAFALALCTSAGEAKAFHLLDRMLGRGCCEPTCCEPTCCEPTCCEPVCCEPACAEPACAEPACCEPVCCEPSCCEPAPCCRPRCRPFKKLCNWLQNCCRRSCCEPTCCEPVCCEPACAEPACGCGY, encoded by the coding sequence ATGAAGCGTCGTTTGATTCTTGCCGCCTTCGCCTTGGCGCTGTGTACCAGCGCTGGCGAAGCCAAGGCGTTCCACCTGTTGGACCGTATGCTGGGTCGTGGCTGCTGCGAGCCGACCTGCTGCGAACCCACTTGCTGCGAACCCACCTGCTGTGAGCCGGTGTGCTGCGAGCCCGCTTGTGCCGAACCGGCCTGTGCCGAGCCCGCCTGCTGTGAGCCGGTGTGCTGCGAGCCCTCCTGCTGCGAGCCCGCTCCGTGCTGCCGTCCTCGTTGCCGTCCGTTCAAGAAGCTCTGCAACTGGCTGCAGAATTGCTGCCGCCGTTCGTGCTGCGAACCGACCTGCTGCGAGCCGGTGTGCTGCGAGCCCGCTTGTGCCGAGCCCGCCTGCGGCTGCGGTTACTAG
- a CDS encoding DUF1598 domain-containing protein, with protein MRRIAVWALSLLLVGAIAGWLNDTQAVAGDPNAKMPALEAKLSAGDLAGAIELARAEQDSALRDQLLARVAAAQIESSAFTAAVDTAALMQDDLARTTALRQVAKSRADAQGGGAAVDFNSLINLITSTIAPDSWDDNGGEGAIESYRAGIIVDSEGVLKRIKREDAGDWLTQLKRDAAARPKAESAKRQSALRKISLTRLERAVSLRRALGKPVDREMLVLAGLERIEYVMLYPETGDLVIAGPAGDWTYDHEGRTISAHTGRPVVRLDDLITVWRHTASGGRVAMGCSINPVEANLAAAKSFLDESQKKPLKPGTAGRWLDEIRSHVGQQDVEIFGIDPHTHVARVLVEADYHMKLVGLGLEPAVIGMPNYLEMVRVEKGQAPPPIDVLRWWFTMQYDALEASPARDAFHIRGQAVRLQSENEMLTDRGQRVHTNQSEPLNRQFAENFTHNYAKLAEKYPIYAELQNLFDLALVGTLIETDGLADRCGWDRAYFGVEGDCGVPQGAAPAKVDTVVNHRKLAGRHIIAGVSGGVHADPRAVVRQMREDKELDSDHLRGAPLAELPRDQWWWD; from the coding sequence ATGCGTCGCATCGCCGTTTGGGCGCTCTCCCTATTGCTCGTGGGGGCCATCGCTGGTTGGCTAAATGACACACAAGCCGTTGCCGGCGACCCAAACGCCAAGATGCCGGCGCTGGAGGCTAAGCTCTCTGCCGGCGACTTGGCGGGCGCCATCGAACTGGCTCGCGCGGAACAAGACAGCGCGCTCCGCGATCAACTGCTGGCCCGTGTTGCCGCGGCGCAAATCGAGTCGTCGGCCTTCACCGCCGCGGTCGACACCGCCGCGCTGATGCAAGACGATCTCGCCCGCACCACCGCGCTGCGTCAAGTGGCCAAGTCGCGGGCGGATGCCCAGGGGGGTGGCGCAGCCGTTGACTTCAACAGCCTGATCAACCTCATTACATCAACGATTGCGCCCGACAGTTGGGACGACAATGGCGGCGAAGGCGCCATCGAATCGTATCGCGCCGGCATCATCGTCGATTCCGAAGGCGTGCTGAAACGCATCAAACGCGAAGACGCCGGTGACTGGCTTACCCAGCTCAAACGCGATGCCGCGGCACGCCCCAAAGCGGAAAGCGCCAAGCGCCAATCCGCGCTGCGAAAAATCTCGCTCACCAGACTCGAGCGCGCCGTCTCGCTACGCCGCGCGCTGGGCAAGCCGGTCGATCGCGAAATGCTCGTCCTCGCCGGCCTGGAGCGCATCGAATATGTGATGCTCTATCCCGAAACGGGCGATCTGGTCATCGCCGGCCCCGCTGGCGACTGGACCTACGACCACGAGGGGCGCACCATCAGCGCGCACACGGGACGCCCCGTTGTGCGCCTCGACGACCTGATCACCGTTTGGCGCCATACGGCGTCGGGCGGTCGCGTGGCGATGGGCTGCTCCATCAATCCCGTCGAGGCCAATCTGGCCGCCGCCAAGTCCTTTCTCGATGAGTCGCAAAAAAAGCCCCTCAAGCCCGGCACAGCCGGCCGCTGGCTGGATGAGATTCGCAGTCACGTCGGCCAGCAAGATGTTGAAATCTTTGGCATCGACCCACACACGCACGTCGCCCGCGTGCTGGTCGAGGCCGACTATCACATGAAGCTCGTCGGACTGGGGTTAGAGCCTGCTGTGATCGGCATGCCCAACTACCTGGAGATGGTGCGCGTGGAAAAAGGGCAAGCGCCCCCGCCGATCGACGTGCTCCGCTGGTGGTTCACCATGCAGTACGACGCCCTGGAGGCCAGTCCCGCTCGCGATGCTTTCCACATCCGCGGGCAGGCGGTGCGCTTGCAAAGCGAGAACGAAATGCTCACCGATCGCGGCCAGCGCGTGCACACCAATCAGTCAGAGCCGCTCAATCGCCAGTTTGCCGAAAACTTCACCCACAACTACGCCAAACTCGCCGAAAAGTACCCCATTTACGCCGAGCTGCAAAATCTGTTCGATCTCGCCCTGGTCGGCACGCTGATCGAAACCGATGGACTGGCCGACCGCTGTGGCTGGGATCGCGCCTATTTCGGGGTCGAAGGCGATTGCGGTGTGCCGCAGGGCGCGGCGCCCGCCAAGGTCGACACCGTGGTCAACCATCGCAAGCTGGCGGGCAGGCATATCATTGCCGGCGTCAGCGGCGGGGTCCACGCCGATCCCCGCGCCGTGGTTCGCCAGATGCGCGAAGACAAAGAACTCGATAGCGACCACTTGCGTGGCGCCCCGCTGGCCGAACTACCTCGCGACCAGTGGTGGTGGGATTAA
- the ftsH gene encoding ATP-dependent zinc metalloprotease FtsH has protein sequence MAQAIALIVPVRRSLFRGPDGPKIRKTFLSWASTPVEARFLLVHERFMSKPHDPNRKPGSNKPERRAPQIAGNLLWFLVAMGLVTMFIVMLMSYRNPKQIRYSDLISLIESGNELTVQETVAGKSRTIKLSGLKDLVIGAGEVSGKVIVKQLKPASKEPPTEMTFYSPIPGSGINSAAHDQLLTLVREKQLTYEGVEPPSLWRQYTPMIVFSIGFLLLIFFMMRRLGGAGSPMAFGRSRGKMYAQEDIGVTFEDVAGIDEAVDELREVVEFLKTPEKYQVLGGRIPKGVLLVGPPGTGKTLLAKAIAGEAGVPFFSLSGSDFVEMFVGVGAARVRDMFQQAEGKAPCIIFIDELDALGKTRGSSVVGGHDEREQTLNALLVEMDGFDSNSGVIVMAATNRPETLDPALLRPGRFDRHVLVDRPDVRGREQILKVHVQNVKLSDEIALREVAAITSGFVGADLANLVNEAALLAARKGKTSVGMAEFNEGVERVTAGLEKKQRIIHDDEKQRVAYHESGHALVAYSLPNTDPVHKVSIIPRGLAALGYMLQRPEGDRYLMTQAELESRIQVLLAGTVAEEIVFEDVSTGASNDLERATEMARSMVMEYGMSRLGRVNYRESSRAAFLTGGYEPRERYHSEQTAREIDQEVQRIVNESLEKVRRILAARRTALEALAARLIEKEVIDAVELKEIIDANSTSPVIVPGTATTAKRVFGAEPTSELGQAEGG, from the coding sequence ATGGCGCAAGCAATTGCGCTGATTGTGCCGGTGCGGCGGTCGTTGTTTCGTGGCCCCGATGGTCCTAAGATACGGAAGACCTTTCTTTCTTGGGCCTCAACGCCGGTCGAGGCCCGTTTTTTATTGGTTCACGAGCGATTCATGTCTAAACCGCACGACCCCAATCGTAAGCCAGGGAGCAACAAGCCCGAGCGCCGCGCGCCGCAGATCGCCGGCAATTTGCTGTGGTTCTTGGTGGCGATGGGGCTGGTCACGATGTTCATCGTGATGCTGATGTCGTATCGCAACCCCAAGCAAATTCGCTACAGCGACTTGATTTCGCTAATCGAATCGGGGAACGAACTGACGGTTCAGGAAACGGTGGCCGGCAAGTCGCGCACGATCAAGCTGAGCGGGCTGAAGGATCTGGTGATTGGCGCGGGGGAGGTGAGCGGCAAGGTCATCGTGAAGCAGTTGAAGCCGGCCAGCAAGGAGCCGCCGACGGAAATGACGTTCTACTCGCCGATTCCCGGCTCTGGAATCAACAGCGCGGCGCACGATCAATTGCTGACCTTGGTCCGGGAGAAGCAGTTGACCTACGAAGGGGTGGAACCGCCGAGCCTGTGGCGACAGTACACGCCGATGATCGTGTTCAGCATTGGCTTTCTCTTGCTGATTTTCTTCATGATGCGGCGATTGGGGGGCGCGGGTTCGCCGATGGCGTTTGGTCGCAGTCGCGGCAAGATGTACGCGCAAGAGGACATTGGCGTCACGTTTGAAGATGTGGCGGGCATCGACGAGGCAGTTGACGAACTGCGGGAAGTGGTCGAGTTTTTGAAGACGCCGGAGAAATACCAGGTGCTCGGCGGTCGGATCCCCAAGGGAGTCTTGCTCGTTGGTCCGCCGGGCACCGGCAAGACGCTGCTAGCCAAGGCGATCGCGGGGGAGGCGGGGGTGCCGTTCTTTAGCCTGTCGGGGTCGGACTTTGTGGAGATGTTCGTGGGGGTGGGCGCCGCCCGCGTGCGCGACATGTTCCAGCAGGCAGAAGGCAAAGCGCCGTGCATCATCTTCATCGACGAGCTCGACGCGCTTGGTAAGACACGCGGCTCGAGCGTGGTGGGCGGGCATGACGAGCGCGAGCAGACGTTGAACGCGCTGTTGGTGGAGATGGACGGTTTTGACTCCAACAGCGGCGTGATTGTGATGGCCGCGACCAACCGGCCGGAGACGCTCGATCCGGCCTTGTTGCGGCCCGGCCGCTTCGACCGACATGTGCTGGTCGACCGACCCGATGTGCGTGGTCGCGAGCAAATTTTGAAGGTCCATGTGCAGAACGTGAAGTTGTCCGACGAGATCGCATTGCGCGAGGTGGCGGCTATCACGTCGGGATTTGTGGGCGCCGACCTGGCGAATTTGGTCAACGAAGCGGCGCTATTGGCCGCGCGCAAGGGAAAGACGTCGGTCGGGATGGCCGAGTTCAACGAAGGGGTCGAGCGCGTCACCGCCGGACTGGAAAAGAAGCAGCGCATCATTCACGACGACGAAAAGCAGCGGGTGGCGTATCACGAGAGCGGGCATGCGCTGGTGGCCTACAGCCTGCCCAACACCGATCCGGTGCATAAGGTGTCGATCATCCCGCGTGGACTGGCGGCCTTGGGATACATGCTGCAGCGTCCCGAGGGGGATCGGTACCTGATGACGCAGGCGGAACTGGAAAGCCGCATTCAGGTGCTGTTGGCGGGCACGGTGGCGGAGGAGATCGTGTTTGAAGACGTCTCCACCGGCGCCTCAAACGACCTGGAACGCGCCACCGAGATGGCCCGCAGCATGGTGATGGAGTACGGCATGAGCCGCCTGGGTCGCGTGAACTATCGAGAGAGTTCGCGGGCCGCCTTTTTGACCGGAGGCTATGAGCCGCGAGAGCGCTATCACAGCGAGCAGACGGCGCGAGAAATCGACCAAGAAGTGCAGCGGATCGTCAACGAGTCGCTGGAGAAGGTGCGGCGAATTCTCGCCGCGCGGCGCACCGCGCTGGAGGCCTTGGCTGCGCGATTGATCGAAAAGGAAGTGATCGACGCCGTGGAGCTCAAGGAGATCATCGACGCCAACAGCACCAGTCCGGTGATCGTGCCGGGCACGGCCACCACCGCCAAGCGGGTATTTGGCGCGGAACCAACCTCGGAATTGGGGCAGGCTGAGGGTGGCTGA
- a CDS encoding 1-deoxy-D-xylulose-5-phosphate reductoisomerase, giving the protein MDNRVKNVAILGSTGSIGRSSLEVVAASGGRLKATALSAHSSAALLKRQAIEFCPAVAVLCDAVAAAAADWSGLPPATQLLTGPDAIVAIAADPAVDIVLSAIVGSAGLRGTFAALEAGKIVALANKETLVVAGPLVMELASRHGAQILPVDSEHSAVYQALRSGRREDLRRIVLTASGGPFRKYTHEQLAEVTVEQALRHPTWAMGAKITIDSATMMNKALEIIEARWLFGLDVDQIEIVVHPQSIIHSFVEFVDGSVVAQLSPPDMKLPIQYALTFPDRCASPAAKLDWTKAHALEFEPPDLDRFPAITLGLEVARSGGTAGAVLNAANEAAVANFLAGELPFLEIVPTCRRVLEQHDFSPRPDLAELLKLDAWARQEVSRCLCT; this is encoded by the coding sequence ATGGACAACCGCGTCAAGAACGTCGCCATTCTCGGCTCGACGGGCAGTATTGGCCGGTCGAGTTTGGAGGTCGTTGCCGCAAGCGGCGGTCGGCTCAAGGCCACTGCCCTCTCCGCGCATTCCAGCGCGGCATTGCTCAAGCGGCAAGCAATCGAGTTTTGCCCTGCCGTCGCCGTGCTGTGCGATGCGGTCGCCGCCGCCGCCGCCGACTGGTCGGGCCTCCCTCCCGCCACCCAACTTCTGACCGGCCCCGACGCCATTGTCGCCATCGCCGCCGACCCCGCGGTCGACATCGTGCTATCGGCGATTGTTGGCAGTGCCGGCCTGCGCGGCACATTCGCCGCGCTCGAGGCGGGCAAGATCGTCGCCTTGGCCAACAAAGAAACGCTCGTCGTCGCCGGCCCCTTGGTGATGGAGCTTGCCAGCCGGCATGGCGCGCAAATTTTGCCGGTTGATAGCGAGCATAGCGCTGTCTATCAGGCGCTGCGCAGCGGTCGGCGCGAGGACTTGCGCCGCATCGTGCTCACCGCCAGCGGGGGGCCCTTCCGCAAATACACGCACGAGCAACTGGCCGAAGTCACCGTGGAGCAAGCGCTGCGGCACCCCACCTGGGCCATGGGCGCCAAGATCACGATCGACTCCGCCACCATGATGAACAAGGCGCTCGAGATCATCGAGGCCCGCTGGTTGTTCGGGCTCGACGTTGATCAAATCGAGATTGTCGTCCATCCACAGTCGATCATTCATTCGTTCGTTGAGTTTGTCGACGGCTCCGTGGTCGCGCAACTCAGCCCCCCCGACATGAAATTGCCGATTCAATACGCGCTTACCTTTCCCGATCGCTGTGCGTCACCCGCCGCCAAGCTCGATTGGACCAAGGCACATGCCTTGGAATTCGAGCCCCCCGACCTCGATCGCTTTCCCGCGATCACGCTGGGGCTGGAGGTTGCGCGCTCAGGCGGAACGGCCGGCGCCGTGCTCAATGCCGCCAATGAAGCGGCCGTGGCCAACTTCTTGGCCGGTGAGCTACCCTTTTTAGAGATTGTCCCCACCTGCCGGCGAGTGCTGGAACAACACGATTTTAGTCCGCGCCCCGATCTCGCCGAGCTACTTAAGCTCGATGCCTGGGCGCGTCAGGAGGTCTCACGCTGTCTATGTACTTAA
- a CDS encoding site-2 protease family protein, giving the protein MYLIAAIDAATVLKWTEVAIGLGLVIFVHELGHFAVAKLCGVKCEKFYLGFDVYGLKLFKFQWGETEYGIGALPLGGYVKMLGQDDNPARAYEEAQRAKLPQTETPAVEGWASERTLENESQALDPRSYLAQSVPKRMAIISAGVVMNLIFAVFLAALAYSLGVEYQPCIISGVVPGQAAWRAGLQVGDEVIRIGDVENPRYRDLQSGVVLGDLENGVHMTIDRAGQPPFSVVLKPDADTNIPMIGVLSPLSLKLRDNPAFPQTPAAAAQPALQGGDRLLTVDGQSLESYADLTRALAQSPDQPLTFTVQGEPPHSDESNPDQTAKASGERTVTIAAQPVRHLGVQMDMAAIMAVQRGSLAETAGFQPGDRIVSIDGAPVGDPMTLPDRLRRRTGEEITFELRHGDDAPREVKITMPAPISYEWPRLPTDNLPREISGLGIAYHVLNRVAALDPGSPAGKAGVTVGDIVVGARIIPPSDAKTKEQYADFSLQEITVEFDEATHNWPTLLGGLQDMPQGTVVELTLKGGRTAKITPVESTDWYNPDRGLILDPLLAQRKATDLREAVMLGSRETLESTLQVYRFLQKLGHQISVTEIGGPISIARVAGAAAGVGFTQFLIFLVMLSTNLAVLNFLPIPMLDGGHMVFLILEGIRRKPVSEKVVLAFHYAGFLFLVTLMCFVFFLDFRRLF; this is encoded by the coding sequence ATGTACTTAATCGCCGCTATCGACGCCGCCACGGTGCTCAAATGGACCGAAGTGGCCATTGGGCTAGGACTCGTCATCTTTGTTCACGAGTTAGGGCACTTCGCCGTAGCCAAGCTCTGCGGCGTGAAATGCGAAAAGTTCTATCTCGGCTTCGATGTCTACGGGCTCAAGCTGTTCAAGTTCCAATGGGGCGAAACCGAGTACGGCATCGGCGCCTTGCCGCTGGGCGGCTACGTCAAAATGTTGGGCCAGGACGATAACCCAGCCCGCGCTTATGAAGAGGCGCAGCGCGCCAAGCTGCCACAAACGGAGACACCAGCGGTTGAAGGCTGGGCCTCCGAGCGCACACTGGAAAACGAATCGCAGGCTCTCGATCCGCGCAGCTATCTCGCCCAAAGCGTTCCCAAGCGCATGGCAATCATCTCCGCCGGCGTGGTGATGAACCTGATCTTCGCCGTCTTCCTCGCCGCGCTCGCCTACTCGCTGGGCGTCGAATATCAGCCCTGCATCATCTCGGGCGTGGTGCCCGGCCAGGCGGCCTGGCGCGCCGGCCTACAGGTGGGAGACGAGGTCATTCGCATCGGCGACGTGGAGAACCCGCGCTATCGCGACTTGCAAAGTGGCGTCGTCCTCGGCGATTTGGAAAACGGCGTTCACATGACCATCGACCGCGCTGGTCAGCCCCCATTTTCCGTGGTGCTCAAACCCGACGCTGACACCAACATTCCCATGATCGGCGTCCTTTCGCCGCTCAGTCTCAAGCTGCGCGATAATCCCGCCTTTCCACAAACGCCAGCCGCCGCGGCCCAGCCCGCCTTGCAAGGGGGCGATCGGCTGCTGACGGTCGATGGCCAATCGCTGGAGTCCTACGCCGATCTGACACGAGCGCTCGCGCAGAGCCCCGATCAACCCCTCACGTTCACCGTTCAAGGAGAACCCCCACACAGCGACGAATCGAACCCCGACCAGACCGCCAAGGCCAGCGGCGAGCGCACGGTCACCATCGCCGCCCAGCCTGTCCGCCACCTTGGCGTGCAAATGGACATGGCGGCGATTATGGCGGTGCAAAGAGGTTCGCTCGCCGAAACTGCTGGCTTCCAACCGGGCGACCGCATCGTAAGCATCGACGGCGCGCCCGTCGGCGACCCGATGACCCTGCCCGATCGCCTGCGCCGCCGCACCGGCGAAGAGATCACTTTCGAGCTGCGCCACGGCGACGATGCCCCGCGCGAGGTGAAAATCACCATGCCCGCCCCGATCAGCTACGAGTGGCCCCGGCTGCCGACCGACAATCTCCCCCGCGAAATCTCCGGCCTCGGCATCGCCTACCATGTGCTCAATCGCGTAGCCGCGCTCGATCCTGGTAGTCCAGCCGGAAAGGCGGGCGTGACGGTTGGCGATATTGTCGTCGGCGCGCGTATCATTCCGCCGTCCGACGCAAAGACCAAGGAGCAATACGCCGACTTCTCGCTGCAAGAGATCACTGTCGAGTTCGACGAAGCCACCCACAACTGGCCTACGCTGCTCGGCGGCCTGCAAGACATGCCGCAAGGCACGGTGGTCGAACTGACACTCAAAGGGGGCCGCACCGCTAAGATCACCCCGGTCGAGTCGACCGATTGGTACAATCCCGATCGCGGGCTGATCCTCGATCCTCTCTTGGCCCAGCGCAAGGCGACCGACCTCCGCGAGGCGGTCATGCTCGGCTCGCGCGAAACGCTTGAGTCCACCTTGCAGGTCTACCGCTTCCTGCAAAAGCTCGGTCATCAGATCTCCGTCACCGAAATCGGCGGCCCGATCTCCATCGCACGCGTGGCCGGCGCGGCGGCCGGCGTTGGCTTTACCCAGTTCCTGATCTTCCTGGTCATGCTCAGCACCAATCTGGCGGTACTCAACTTCCTGCCAATTCCGATGCTCGATGGCGGACACATGGTCTTCCTCATTTTGGAAGGCATCCGACGCAAACCCGTCAGCGAGAAGGTGGTGCTCGCCTTCCACTATGCCGGCTTCCTGTTCCTCGTCACGCTCATGTGCTTCGTGTTCTTTCTCGATTTCCGTCGACTGTTTTGA
- a CDS encoding HAD family hydrolase: MSHHAIQAVVFDAVGTLIQPRPSVAAAYAAAGRRHGCELNESETLARFRAAFARQEAVDARSQVVLDEQRELARWRAIVADVFPDATNPQGLFQELWNHFAKPDSWALFDDASAALAALSGSGPRLAIGSNFDERLIPICQGIPELRAFRVFVSSRLGARKPHPAFFAAIQQALSLPPGAILMVGDDSENDFQGARAAGWRAVLIDRSAPRSAADCLTRLDELPEWIELAGR; encoded by the coding sequence TTGAGCCACCACGCAATCCAGGCCGTCGTCTTCGACGCGGTAGGCACACTGATCCAGCCGCGTCCCTCGGTGGCGGCCGCATATGCGGCCGCCGGCCGGCGGCATGGCTGTGAACTGAACGAGTCTGAGACGCTGGCTCGCTTCCGCGCCGCTTTCGCCCGGCAAGAGGCGGTCGATGCCCGTTCGCAAGTCGTACTCGATGAGCAACGCGAGCTTGCCCGCTGGCGGGCAATCGTCGCCGACGTGTTCCCGGACGCGACGAATCCGCAAGGTCTGTTTCAGGAGCTTTGGAACCACTTCGCCAAGCCAGATAGCTGGGCGCTCTTCGACGACGCCTCCGCCGCGCTCGCCGCACTGAGCGGCAGTGGGCCACGGCTGGCCATCGGCTCGAATTTCGACGAGCGACTCATCCCGATCTGTCAGGGCATTCCAGAACTTCGCGCTTTCCGCGTGTTCGTCTCGTCGCGGCTAGGCGCTCGCAAGCCACACCCTGCGTTTTTCGCGGCCATCCAGCAGGCCCTGTCGCTTCCGCCGGGCGCCATCTTGATGGTCGGCGACGACTCTGAAAACGACTTCCAAGGCGCCCGCGCAGCCGGTTGGCGCGCCGTGCTGATTGATCGCTCCGCGCCGCGTTCGGCCGCCGATTGTCTGACTCGCCTTGACGAGCTTCCGGAGTGGATCGAACTCGCCGGCCGATAG
- the speA gene encoding biosynthetic arginine decarboxylase: MSTITSRNSSLTDAVKVWTPVDASELYDVARWGKGYFSVGDHGNLLVHPTKEPGRQIDLKQLIDDLQLRGIELPILIRFVDILKHRLGEIHDAFASAISQHGYGGNYFCVYPIKVNQQRQVVEEVLEFGRPYQFGLEAGSKPELLAVVAIASNETPIICNGFKDAEFIEMAMLAHKMGRKIIPVVEKFTELQLILDYAKKVGVRPTIGVRVKLAARGSGRWQSSGGYRSKFGLTVTEVLEALSLLKSLGMEDCLQLLHFHLGSQVPNIRYIKEALVEAARVYTELAKAGAGMKYLDVGGGLGIDYDGSQTNFESSVNYTLEEYANDVVYHVQSICDEAGVPHPTIVSESGRAVVAYHTVLVFNVLGVVALGEEDTPQELPSDVEKPVADLLDTYKNITVRNALESYHDAQQALDMSMNMFTSGYMPLEQRCVAERFFWAICRKLQRLVRQLDYVPEELQGLDLLLSDTYFCNFSLFQSIPDSWAIKQLFPVMPIHRLNERPSRHAVLGDITCDSDGKIDQFIDLRDVKRTLPLHNFNGDPYYLAVFLVGAYQEILGDLHNLFGDTNAVHVSVDANSSVVLEAVIKGDTVREVLEYVEFDPNHLVRSLRTDVERAVREGRLDYQQAGQLWRFYEDGLGGYTYLEEPHDH; this comes from the coding sequence ATGAGCACCATCACCAGCCGTAACTCCAGCCTGACCGACGCCGTCAAAGTCTGGACCCCGGTCGACGCCAGCGAGTTGTACGACGTTGCTCGTTGGGGCAAGGGCTACTTTTCGGTTGGCGACCACGGCAATTTGCTGGTCCATCCCACCAAGGAACCCGGGCGGCAGATCGACCTCAAGCAACTCATCGACGATCTGCAACTGCGCGGCATCGAGTTGCCGATCCTCATTCGCTTCGTCGACATCCTCAAGCACCGGCTGGGAGAGATTCACGACGCCTTCGCCTCGGCCATTTCGCAACATGGCTACGGCGGCAATTACTTCTGCGTCTATCCCATCAAGGTCAATCAGCAGCGCCAAGTGGTGGAAGAAGTCCTGGAGTTTGGCCGGCCCTATCAGTTCGGGCTCGAGGCCGGCTCCAAGCCAGAGCTCTTGGCGGTGGTGGCAATCGCCTCCAACGAAACGCCGATCATTTGCAACGGCTTCAAAGACGCCGAATTCATCGAGATGGCGATGCTCGCCCACAAGATGGGGCGCAAGATCATCCCGGTGGTCGAAAAGTTCACGGAGCTGCAGCTCATCCTCGACTACGCCAAAAAGGTAGGCGTGCGCCCCACCATCGGCGTCCGCGTCAAGCTCGCCGCCCGCGGCTCGGGACGCTGGCAATCATCTGGCGGGTACCGCTCCAAGTTCGGGCTAACCGTCACCGAGGTGTTAGAGGCCCTCTCGCTGCTCAAGTCGCTGGGCATGGAAGATTGCCTGCAGCTCTTGCACTTCCACCTAGGCAGCCAGGTGCCGAACATCCGCTACATCAAAGAGGCGCTGGTTGAGGCCGCTCGCGTCTACACCGAACTGGCCAAGGCGGGCGCCGGCATGAAGTACCTCGATGTCGGCGGCGGGCTGGGCATCGATTACGACGGCTCGCAAACCAACTTCGAATCGAGCGTCAACTACACGCTGGAGGAATACGCCAACGACGTTGTCTACCACGTGCAAAGCATCTGCGATGAGGCGGGCGTGCCCCATCCCACCATCGTCTCCGAAAGCGGCCGCGCCGTCGTCGCCTATCACACCGTGCTGGTGTTCAATGTCCTCGGCGTGGTCGCCCTGGGCGAGGAAGACACGCCACAAGAGTTGCCGTCCGACGTCGAGAAGCCCGTCGCCGACCTGCTCGACACCTACAAGAACATCACCGTCCGCAACGCGCTCGAATCGTATCACGACGCGCAGCAAGCGCTCGACATGAGCATGAACATGTTCACCAGCGGCTATATGCCGCTCGAGCAGCGCTGCGTCGCCGAGCGTTTCTTTTGGGCCATCTGCCGCAAGTTGCAGCGACTCGTCCGCCAGCTCGACTACGTACCCGAAGAACTGCAGGGCCTCGACCTGTTGCTCTCCGACACCTACTTCTGCAACTTCTCGCTTTTTCAATCGATACCTGATAGCTGGGCGATCAAACAATTGTTTCCTGTGATGCCGATTCACCGGCTCAACGAGCGCCCCTCGCGGCATGCCGTGCTGGGCGACATCACCTGCGACTCCGACGGCAAGATCGACCAGTTCATCGACCTGCGCGACGTGAAGCGCACCTTGCCGCTGCACAACTTCAACGGCGATCCGTACTATCTCGCGGTGTTCCTCGTCGGCGCCTACCAGGAAATTCTGGGCGACCTGCACAACCTGTTTGGCGACACCAACGCGGTGCATGTCAGCGTCGACGCCAATAGCAGCGTCGTGCTCGAAGCGGTTATCAAGGGGGACACGGTCCGCGAGGTGCTGGAATACGTTGAGTTCGACCCCAACCACCTGGTCCGTAGCCTCCGCACCGATGTCGAGCGCGCCGTGCGCGAGGGACGCCTCGACTACCAGCAGGCCGGCCAACTTTGGCGCTTTTACGAAGACGGTCTCGGCGGCTACACCTATCTGGAAGAACCGCACGACCACTAG
- a CDS encoding VOC family protein: MSSPTFLKVIPILRIFDVAKAREFYVDYFGCTVDWEHRFDDNAPLYMQVSRAGLVLHLSEHYGDGSPGATVYVEMRGAAELHQELSAKQYRYLRPGLGCEEDGGKCLELLDPFGNRLRLSEPAA, translated from the coding sequence ATGTCCTCCCCCACGTTTCTCAAAGTTATCCCGATTCTGCGCATCTTCGACGTGGCCAAGGCCCGCGAGTTCTACGTCGACTATTTCGGCTGCACGGTCGACTGGGAGCACCGCTTCGACGACAACGCGCCGCTCTACATGCAAGTGTCGCGGGCAGGTTTGGTGCTGCATCTTAGCGAGCATTATGGCGACGGCTCACCCGGCGCCACGGTGTATGTCGAGATGCGCGGCGCTGCGGAACTGCACCAGGAGCTAAGCGCCAAACAGTACCGCTACCTGCGACCCGGCCTCGGCTGCGAGGAAGACGGCGGCAAATGTCTGGAACTGCTCGACCCGTTCGGCAACCGCCTCCGGCTCAGCGAACCCGCCGCGTAG